From the Anaeromyxobacter dehalogenans 2CP-1 genome, the window CAGGCCGTCCAGCCCGTCCAGCAGCTGCTGGGCGTAGGCGGTGATGCGGAACGCCCACTCCGGGTGGATCTTCTCGACCACCGGCGAGCCGCAGCGCTCGCACCGGTTGTCGTCCACCACCTGCTCGTTCGCGATGACCGTCTGGCAGCCGGTGCACCAGTTCACCTTGCCCTGGCGCCGGTAGGCGATGCCCTTCTCCAGCAGCTTCAGGAAGAACCACTGGTTCCAGCGGTAGTAGGACGCGTCGGCGGTGACCAGCTCGCGCTCCCAGTCGAAGCTGTAGCCGAGCCGCTTCATCTCGGCGCGGAACGAGACCACGTTCTCGCGCGTCCGCTCCGCCGGGTGGCGGCCGTCCTTGATGGCGGCGTTCTCGGCCGGCAGGCCGAGGGCGTCGAAGCCGATCGGGTGGAGGACGTCGAACCCGCGCATGCGCAGGTGGCGCGCCAGCGCGTCGCCGATGGTGTACACGCGGGCGTGGCCCATGTGCATGGCGCCCGACGGATACGGGAACATCTCGAGGACGTAGCGGGTGTCGGCGTCGGGACGGCGACCCGCCTTGAAGGCGCCCGCCTCCTCCCACCGGCGCTGCCAGCGCGGCTCGATCGACTGGGGCTCGTAACGCTCGTTCATCGACATAGGGGTGCGGATTCTAGCGGACGTCGCGCGTTTCGTCTGCTCAGGTATATTGCCCGCGAAACCACGTCCACCGCCCATCCAGCACGGGGTCCCGCATGTACCCGCCCGTCCACGTCGCCGACATCGCCCAGCACGAGGGGAAGGAGATCACGCTCCACGGCTGGCTCCACAACCGCCGCTCGTCGGGCAAGCTCCACTTCCTCCAGCTGCGCGACGGCACCGGCACGATCCAGTGCGTGGTGTTCAAGGGGAACGTGACGCCGGAGGTGTTCCAGGCCTCGGACCACCTCCCGCAGGAGACCAGCCTCACGGTGACGGGCCTCGTGAAGAAGGACGAGCGCTCGCCCATCGGCTTCGAGCTGGACGTGCGCGACCTGCAGGTGGTGTCGCGCCCGGCCCAGGAGTTCCCCATCGGGCACAAGGAGCACGGGGTCGCGTTCCTGATGGAGCAGCGGCACCTGTGGCTCCGCTCGCAGCGGCAGCAGGTGATCCTGCGCGTCCGCCACACCGTCGAGAAGGCGATCCGCGACTTCTTCGACCAGCGCGGCTTCACGCTGGTGGACGCGCCCATCTTCACGCCGTCCGCCTGCGAGGGCACCTCCACGCTGTTCGAGGTCCCCTACTTCGACCTGGGCAAGGCCTACCTGACGCAGTCCGGCCAGCTCTACATGGAGGCCGCGGCCATGGCGCTCGGGAAGGTCTACTGCTTCGGCCCGACCTTCCGCGCCGAGAAGTCCAAGACGCGCCGCCACCTCACCGAGTTCTGGATGGTCGAGCCGGAGGTCGCGTACATGGACCTCGACGGCGACATGGAGCTGATGGAGCAGTTCGTCTCCTACGTGGTCCAGACCGCGCTGGAGAAGCACCGCGTCGAGCTCGCCACGGTGCTGGAGCGCGACGTCTCGAAGCTCGAGAACGTGAAGGCGCCGTTCCCGCGCATCACCTATACCGAGGCGGTGGAGGTCATCCAGAAGGCCGGCCACCCGATGAAGTGGGGCGACGACATCGGCGGCGACGAGGAGACGGTGGTCGCGAGGCAGTTCGACCGTCCGGTGATGGTGCACCGCTACCCCGCCGAGATGAAGGCGTTCTACTTCAAGAAGGACCCCGCCGATCCCAAGGTCGCGCTCGGCTGCGACGTGCTCGCGCCGGAGGGCTATGGCGAGATCATCGGCGGCGGCCAGCGCGAGGACGACCTCGCCACCCTCGAGGCCGCCATCGATCACCACCAGCTGCCGAAGCAGGCGTTCGAGTGGTACCTCGACCTGCGCCGCTACGGCACCGTCCCGCACGCCGGCTTCGGCATGGGGGTGGAGCGCTGCGTGGCCTGGATCTGCGGCCTCCACCACGTCCGCGAGACCATCCCGTTCGCGCGCATGATGGAGAGGATCACGCCGTGAGTGATCTGACGGGGCTGCCGCCCCGCCCCATGGAGCGGAGCTCCATGGGGCCCCACCCCGCGCGCGGGGCCCGTGACCTCGCGCGCCCGCTGACGCGGGTGCGCGCGAGGTCCCCGCGGGGAGGGGTTGCACCCCTCCCCAGCCTGCGGCCGGGGCCCCTCCCTGCTGACGTGTCCGGCTGCGCCTGAACGGCGCTGCGCGCCGGGCCCGCGCTCACGCGGCGCCGAGCAGGCGGCGCACCGCCTCGACCACCTGGTGGGCCTGCACCGGCTTCACCAGGTAGTCGTTCGCGCCGAGGCCGAGCGCGCGGCGGCGATCCACCTCGCCGGCCTCGGTGGTGACCACGAGGATCGGCATGGCGCGGTGCGCCCCGCCGGAGCGGATCAGCGACACCAGCTTCAGCCCGTCGAGCACCGGCATGTTGATGTCGGTGACCAGCAGGTCGAAGCGGGCCGCGGCCAGGTGGCGCCAGGCGTCGGCGCCGTCCACGGCCTCGGTGGTGCGGATGCCGCCGGCGCCCTGCAGCGCGCGGCAGAGCTGGCGGCGCATGGCGCTGCTGTCGTCGACCACCAGGGCGTGGCGCGGCGGGCACGGGGTCACGGCGCGCGGGCCTCGCGTGCGAGCTCGATGAGGCGCGCCGCCAGGGCGTCCAGCCCGAGCAGCGCGTCCACGGCGCCGCGCTCGACCGCCGCCTGCGGCATCCCGTAGACCACGGCGGTCTCCTCGGACTCGGCGAGCGTGAGCCCGCCGGCGGCCTTCACCGCCGCCATCCCGGCGCACCCGTCGGTGCCCATCCCGGTGAGGAGCGCGGCGCAGGCGCGCGCGCCGAGGACCCGCGCCGCCGAGCGGAAGAGCCGGTCGATCGACGGGCAGTGGCGCGCGCCCGGCCCCGGCGCGCCGGGCGGCAGCACCGCCGCCCGCAGCACGCCGTCGGCGCGGCGCGCCAGCTCCAGGTGGTGCCCGCCGGGCGCGACCAGCGCGCGCCCCGCGACCACCAGGTCGCCGTCCACGGCCTCCACCACGCTGAAGTGCGAGCCGCGGGCGAGCCGCTCCGCGAACGCGCCGGTGAACCGCTCGGGCATGTGCTGCGCCACCAGCACCGCGAGCGGGAGATCGCCGGGCAGCGCCGCGAGCAGGCGCTGCAGCGCGGAGGGGCCGCCGGTGGAGGCCCCCACCACCGCGATCCGGGCCGGCTCGAGCTCGCGGGCGTCGAGGGCCCGGACGCCGGCGGAGAGGTTCTGGATGCGCAGCGCGCGCACCGTGGCGCACTTCTCCAGCAGCGCCTCGCGGACCGCCCCGAGCCCACCGCGGTCCGGCCGCGCCACGAAGTCGAGCGCCCCGAGCTCGAGCGCCTTGAACACGTCCGCGCGCCGCGACTGCGACGACAGCACCACCACCGGCGTGGGGCGGCGTGCCATCAACAGGCGCAGGAAGCTGAACCCGTCCATCCGCGGCATCTGCAGGTCCAGCACCACCACGTCGGGCGCGAGGCGGAGCGCCTCGGCCAGCCCCTGCTCTCCGTCCGCCGCGGTGCCGGCCACCACCAGCCCGTCAGCGCCGTGGAGCATGCGCACCAGCTCGTCCCGGCTGGCAGCCGAGTCGTCCACCACCAGCACCCGCAGGGTGCGCCGGCGCCCGTCGCCGCTCACGGCGCGCCCCCGCCCGCCGGCTTGCGGTAGACGAGGTCCGCCCGGAGCTGGACCAGCTCGAAGTCGGCGGTCACGTTGAGCAGCGACTCGGAGTGGCCGAGCAGCAGCCAGCCCCCGCCGCGCAGCTTCGCGTGGAGCGCGCGCAGCGCGCGGCGGCGCGCATCCAGGTCGAAGTAGATCATCACGTTCCGGCAGAACACCGCGTCCTGCGGCGGCACCGCCGCGAGCGCGTCCGGCGCCACCAGGTTGTCGCGGTGGAACCGGACCATCCCCCGGAGCCCCTCGTCCACCACCCACTTCCCGCCGCGCAGGTGGAACCAGCGCCGCATCGGCGACGACTCGGGCGCGCGGAACGCGTGCTCCCCGTAGCTCCCGGCCCGGCCCTGTGCGACGCACCGGCGGGAGAGATCGCAGGCCGCGATCTCGACGTCCCACCCGGCGAACAGCCCCGAGTCGCGCACCAGCACCGCGACGGTCCAGGCCTCCTCGCCGGTGCTGCAGCCGGCCGACAGGATGCGCAGCCGGCGCTCCCGGGCCAGCGAGGACGCCAGCGCCGGCAGGATCTCGTCCGCGAACGCCCGGAGCTGGCGCGCCTCGCGGAAGAAGTAGGTCTCGTTCGTGGTGAGGAGGTCGAGCGCCTCGGCCAGCTCCGCGCCGCCCCGCGGATCGAACCGGAGGTGGCGGTGGTAGGCGGAGAAGTCGCGGAGCCCGAGCGCCTCCAGCCGCGGCGCGAGGCGGCGCTCCAGCAGGCGGCGGTGGTCCTCGCGGAAGGCGATCCCGCAATGCGCCTGGATGAGCTCGCGGAGCAGCCGGAACTGCTCCTCGCTCATGGCCGGCGGCGGGGGCCCGTGGCTCCACATGCGCGCCTACCCGGCCCCGAGCGCGCGCGCCGCGTCGGCGAACGCGCGCGCGACCAGCGGATCGGCGTCTCCGGCGGCGAGCCGGACGGCGTCCGGTCCCAGCGCGGGATCGCCGCGCACGGCCATGGCGCCGGCCGCGGCGCGCCGCACGTCCCAGCGCGCGCTCGCCGCCGCCTCCCGCAGCAGCCGGGCGCCCTCCGGCCCCTCCAGCCGCGCGGCCGCCGCCACGCCCTCCTTCGCGACCTCCGGATCCGCGTGCCCGACCGCGGCCGCGACCAGGTCGGCCGGCGGCACGCCCAGGCCCGCCAGCGCGTGCAGCGCGGCCACGATCACCGCGGGCGGGCTGGCCGGATCGCGCCCCAGCGCCGCCAGCGCCGGCGCCTGCTCCACCGCGCCCGCCGCGCCCAGCGCCTCCGCGGCCGCGGCCCGCACCGCCGGCTCCGGGTCGCCGAGCGCCGCCGCGAGCGCGGCGCGCACCGCGGGCGGCGGGGCGCCGGGCGCCGCCGGGGCCGCGCGCACCACCTCCGCGCACCCCGAGGCCGCCGCGGCGCGGACCTGCCAGTCGGGATCCCGGAGCGCCGCCGCGAGCTCGGCCAGCGCGGCCGCGGCCGGCGCCGCGCCACGGCGCCCGAGCTCCGCCAGCGCGCCCGCCGCGGCGGCGCGGCCCGCCGGTGCGGCCGCGCGGAGCCCCTCGCAGATCCTGGGCAGGTCCTCCGCCTCGCCCAGCGCGCCCAGGATGCGGTACAGCGCCGGCCAGGCGCCCACCGCCGCCCGCGCGCGCGCCATCGCGCGCACCGCCGCCGCGGCGGCGGACGACTGGAGCCCGATGCGGGCGAGCGCGTTCGCCGCCATGCCCGCCACCGCGGGGTCCTCGTCGCCGAGGAGCCCCGCCAGCGGCGCCACCGCGCGCGCGTCGCCCAGGCGGCCCAGCGCGGCCACGGCCTCCGCCTGCAGGAAGCCGCCCGCGTCGCTGGCCTCGCGCACCAGGGTCTCGAGCGCCGCCGGGCTGCCGAGGCGCGCCAGCACCGCGAGCGCCGTGAGCCGGCCCACCGGCCCCTGGCTGCCGAGCGCGGCGGCCAGCGCGGCGCGGAGCTCGGCGCCCGCGGGGAGCCGCTCGAGCGCGTCCTCGACCAGCGGCCGCAGGCGCTCGTCCTCGGCGGCGCGCAGCAGCGCGCCCACGTGCCGCGCCCCGCCCAGCCACCCCAGCGCCGCGATCGCGCCCAGGGTCGCGTGCGGATCGTCCCCGCCGATCGCGGCCGCGCACGCGTCCGCCACCCCGGAGTCGCGCGCGCCCACCTCCGCCACGGCCCCGGCGAGCACGCCCAGGGCGTCCGCCGCGTCGCGGGCCACCTGCAGGCCCACCCCGGCCAGCGCCGCCTGCCGCGTGCCGCGCGCCGGCTCCGCCAGCCCCTGCGCCAGGAGGCGCAGCCCCTCCGGCTCGCCGCACGCGCCCAGCGCGCGGTACGCCGGGCGTCGCAGCGCCGGGTCGGCGAGGATCCGGGCCACCAGCGCCGCGGGCGGGCACGCGCGGAGGTCGCCGAGCGCCTCCAGCGCGGCGAGCCGCAGCGTCCCGTCGTCGGACGCGAGCGCCGCGGTGAGGGCCCCCGCCGCCTCGGGCCCGCCGACGCGGCCGAGCGCCTCCGCCGCCGCGGCGCGCACGTTCGGATCGGCGTCGGCGAGGCGCGCCGCCAGCGCGGGCACCGCGCGG encodes:
- a CDS encoding response regulator, whose protein sequence is MTPCPPRHALVVDDSSAMRRQLCRALQGAGGIRTTEAVDGADAWRHLAAARFDLLVTDINMPVLDGLKLVSLIRSGGAHRAMPILVVTTEAGEVDRRRALGLGANDYLVKPVQAHQVVEAVRRLLGAA
- the cheB gene encoding chemotaxis-specific protein-glutamate methyltransferase CheB; the protein is MSGDGRRRTLRVLVVDDSAASRDELVRMLHGADGLVVAGTAADGEQGLAEALRLAPDVVVLDLQMPRMDGFSFLRLLMARRPTPVVVLSSQSRRADVFKALELGALDFVARPDRGGLGAVREALLEKCATVRALRIQNLSAGVRALDARELEPARIAVVGASTGGPSALQRLLAALPGDLPLAVLVAQHMPERFTGAFAERLARGSHFSVVEAVDGDLVVAGRALVAPGGHHLELARRADGVLRAAVLPPGAPGPGARHCPSIDRLFRSAARVLGARACAALLTGMGTDGCAGMAAVKAAGGLTLAESEETAVVYGMPQAAVERGAVDALLGLDALAARLIELAREARAP
- a CDS encoding CheR family methyltransferase is translated as MWSHGPPPPAMSEEQFRLLRELIQAHCGIAFREDHRRLLERRLAPRLEALGLRDFSAYHRHLRFDPRGGAELAEALDLLTTNETYFFREARQLRAFADEILPALASSLARERRLRILSAGCSTGEEAWTVAVLVRDSGLFAGWDVEIAACDLSRRCVAQGRAGSYGEHAFRAPESSPMRRWFHLRGGKWVVDEGLRGMVRFHRDNLVAPDALAAVPPQDAVFCRNVMIYFDLDARRRALRALHAKLRGGGWLLLGHSESLLNVTADFELVQLRADLVYRKPAGGGAP
- a CDS encoding HEAT repeat domain-containing protein → MTAPDPHGRARSGDEELRYRATCELDPAAPAELAVLLEALADASWRVRAAAVERLGALRDPAPALRGLLEALGGGATVGAREAAAAALQRLGAAAVPAVLERLGGGDGDLRQAAAGVLGAIGDRRAVPALAARLADADPNVRAAAAEALGRVGGPEAAGALTAALASDDGTLRLAALEALGDLRACPPAALVARILADPALRRPAYRALGACGEPEGLRLLAQGLAEPARGTRQAALAGVGLQVARDAADALGVLAGAVAEVGARDSGVADACAAAIGGDDPHATLGAIAALGWLGGARHVGALLRAAEDERLRPLVEDALERLPAGAELRAALAAALGSQGPVGRLTALAVLARLGSPAALETLVREASDAGGFLQAEAVAALGRLGDARAVAPLAGLLGDEDPAVAGMAANALARIGLQSSAAAAAVRAMARARAAVGAWPALYRILGALGEAEDLPRICEGLRAAAPAGRAAAAGALAELGRRGAAPAAAALAELAAALRDPDWQVRAAAASGCAEVVRAAPAAPGAPPPAVRAALAAALGDPEPAVRAAAAEALGAAGAVEQAPALAALGRDPASPPAVIVAALHALAGLGVPPADLVAAAVGHADPEVAKEGVAAAARLEGPEGARLLREAAASARWDVRRAAAGAMAVRGDPALGPDAVRLAAGDADPLVARAFADAARALGAG
- the asnS gene encoding asparagine--tRNA ligase, coding for MYPPVHVADIAQHEGKEITLHGWLHNRRSSGKLHFLQLRDGTGTIQCVVFKGNVTPEVFQASDHLPQETSLTVTGLVKKDERSPIGFELDVRDLQVVSRPAQEFPIGHKEHGVAFLMEQRHLWLRSQRQQVILRVRHTVEKAIRDFFDQRGFTLVDAPIFTPSACEGTSTLFEVPYFDLGKAYLTQSGQLYMEAAAMALGKVYCFGPTFRAEKSKTRRHLTEFWMVEPEVAYMDLDGDMELMEQFVSYVVQTALEKHRVELATVLERDVSKLENVKAPFPRITYTEAVEVIQKAGHPMKWGDDIGGDEETVVARQFDRPVMVHRYPAEMKAFYFKKDPADPKVALGCDVLAPEGYGEIIGGGQREDDLATLEAAIDHHQLPKQAFEWYLDLRRYGTVPHAGFGMGVERCVAWICGLHHVRETIPFARMMERITP